The following are encoded in a window of Leptospira selangorensis genomic DNA:
- a CDS encoding LA_3751/LA_3752 family putative glycosyltransferase produces the protein MLNRLLSRISSFTGKYAGFLIFGTVFLCLFLAWQYQTGIRVGDGAIKEQQLADLLRNGLPDFSCRYAGKEIDPEFRFLPLDLKKGSTMAHVYKGKCYYIFPFYYTAIQYPFAVLMGRFGSFFLSLIFGILTLRALFQISELLGLNEKSKFFFLILLLLGSAFSLFSTDLSETILAIYGVTQGIYFLLKEDKSSKSTDLIFAGGFFGFAAFFRQETILLAASISLVYAFRIFRNPKTALFPFTFGTLLIIQAVINYSVVGHPLGSRGYLQESSSYELVSQIYYLWQLVFLGNGSLGLFGAYPALAFIILWRPKFDSLTRILYGLGIFILLSGLLTSTKFWQGVLFGPRFLITILPFLLLFLFSILEKNWEKLNKPFRIAAILLISYSIIGGVVFDRLYYKFTKSVVTEQSELSDHTSKIVIYRKGSVFLPSNSFREEREVYEIDSSESFDALLEKLYTIGKTQVTVVGFKDSYPREVLVPKSEIFEFKNRTFYQSPSINMETLEFSKLTK, from the coding sequence ATGCTTAATCGCCTTCTTTCCCGGATCTCTTCCTTTACTGGCAAGTATGCGGGATTCCTGATTTTCGGAACGGTGTTTTTATGCTTATTTTTAGCATGGCAATACCAAACTGGAATTCGGGTCGGAGATGGGGCAATTAAAGAACAACAACTTGCCGATCTTTTGCGTAACGGTCTTCCTGATTTTTCTTGTAGATATGCGGGAAAAGAGATAGATCCTGAGTTTAGATTCCTACCTTTAGATTTAAAAAAAGGGTCTACCATGGCCCATGTTTATAAAGGAAAATGTTACTATATTTTTCCTTTTTATTATACTGCAATCCAGTATCCCTTCGCAGTCCTCATGGGAAGATTTGGAAGTTTTTTCTTATCATTAATATTCGGGATTTTAACACTAAGAGCGTTATTTCAAATTTCAGAACTTTTAGGACTAAATGAAAAATCCAAATTTTTCTTTTTAATCTTATTATTATTAGGATCGGCATTCAGCTTATTCTCTACGGATCTATCTGAAACAATCCTCGCGATCTATGGAGTTACCCAAGGAATTTACTTTTTACTCAAAGAGGACAAATCTTCCAAATCTACCGATTTAATATTTGCGGGCGGATTTTTCGGATTTGCCGCTTTCTTTCGACAAGAAACGATCCTACTAGCTGCCAGTATTTCCCTAGTTTATGCTTTTAGAATATTCAGAAATCCAAAAACTGCATTATTCCCATTTACTTTCGGGACTCTTTTAATCATCCAGGCAGTGATCAATTATTCGGTAGTTGGACATCCATTAGGCTCTAGAGGTTATTTGCAGGAATCTTCTTCTTATGAATTAGTTTCTCAAATCTACTATTTATGGCAATTGGTGTTTTTAGGGAACGGTTCTTTGGGACTATTTGGAGCCTACCCTGCTTTGGCATTTATTATTTTGTGGAGACCGAAATTCGATTCTCTAACTCGGATTTTATACGGACTCGGGATTTTTATACTTCTTTCAGGTCTTTTAACTTCTACAAAATTTTGGCAGGGTGTATTATTCGGACCTAGATTCTTAATCACGATCCTACCTTTTTTGCTTTTATTCTTATTCTCGATTTTAGAAAAAAATTGGGAGAAGCTCAATAAACCATTTAGGATTGCAGCTATCCTTCTTATTTCCTACTCTATTATAGGTGGAGTAGTATTCGACAGGCTATATTATAAATTCACTAAATCAGTTGTAACCGAGCAAAGTGAACTCAGCGATCATACTTCCAAAATCGTAATCTACAGAAAAGGTTCCGTATTTTTACCTTCTAATTCTTTTAGAGAAGAAAGAGAGGTATATGAGATCGATTCTTCCGAATCTTTCGATGCACTTTTGGAAAAATTGTATACGATCGGAAAAACCCAAGTAACAGTAGTAGGCTTTAAAGATTCCTACCCTCGTGAAGTTTTAGTTCCTAAATCGGAAATTTTTGAGTTTAAGAACAGGACATTCTACCAAAGTCCTTCCATCAATATGGAAACTTTAGAATTTTCTAAACTAACTAAATGA
- a CDS encoding EAL domain-containing protein, translated as MSEGRASWNASKWREWFSEGEIVPYFQPILSVEKDSIFGYEALARFIDKEGVVHSLGPFFLADIPHSFSVSEREEFKNLKLEIDRTIRKKAVEKISNTPGLDPKTKLFLNISPSFMQDYLLSKTDEEPYTLQIAKRGGLDPKRIVIEIVEEHFSGEIDQLKPLINLYKRSGFLVAIDDLGSKSSNLDRIGALHPDIIKVDLGLIRSSVASRNFQEILFTLSRLAESLGCSLLFEGIETETELYNALTYGARFLQGFYFAEPAPELMDINGLSIRFSQLHELFFNYKKYQLLRRIKKEKELEDRLESSGIEVNTSNGVVTIKLRNSYLLEKSVFRMYVTNHEGRQLSPNYSGISDSGMLEDDSFVGRNWSWRPYFLEQFYKNAKDSSGGWIASNPYYDLESNLLLVTYSKSMEEGNVLFVDVRMWDFP; from the coding sequence ATGAGTGAAGGAAGAGCTTCTTGGAATGCATCCAAATGGCGGGAATGGTTTTCCGAAGGTGAGATTGTTCCGTACTTCCAGCCCATCTTGTCCGTCGAAAAAGATTCTATCTTCGGTTACGAGGCTTTAGCTCGTTTTATAGATAAAGAAGGCGTAGTCCATAGTCTTGGTCCATTCTTCTTAGCCGATATTCCTCATTCTTTTTCAGTTTCAGAAAGAGAAGAATTCAAAAATCTTAAATTAGAAATAGATAGGACCATTCGCAAAAAGGCAGTGGAGAAGATTAGTAATACTCCGGGTCTCGATCCTAAAACAAAACTTTTTCTGAATATATCTCCTTCTTTCATGCAGGACTATTTATTGTCCAAAACGGACGAAGAGCCTTATACTTTGCAGATAGCGAAACGTGGCGGTCTAGACCCTAAAAGGATCGTGATTGAGATTGTAGAGGAACATTTTTCCGGAGAAATAGATCAGCTAAAACCACTGATCAATTTATATAAAAGATCGGGATTTTTAGTGGCGATTGACGATCTTGGATCTAAATCTTCCAACCTAGATCGGATCGGTGCATTACATCCTGATATTATCAAAGTGGACCTAGGGTTGATCCGCAGTTCGGTTGCTTCTCGAAATTTTCAAGAGATCTTATTCACTTTATCTAGACTTGCCGAAAGTTTGGGATGTTCTCTTTTATTCGAAGGTATAGAAACGGAGACGGAGTTATACAATGCTCTTACTTATGGAGCTAGGTTCTTACAAGGTTTCTATTTTGCAGAACCGGCGCCTGAGTTAATGGATATCAACGGCTTGAGTATCCGTTTCTCTCAACTTCATGAATTGTTTTTTAATTATAAAAAATACCAGTTACTCCGGCGTATTAAAAAGGAGAAAGAACTTGAAGATCGTTTAGAATCTTCCGGTATAGAAGTGAATACTTCCAATGGAGTTGTGACTATTAAATTAAGAAATTCTTATCTTCTGGAAAAATCCGTTTTTAGAATGTATGTAACCAATCATGAAGGAAGGCAACTTTCTCCAAACTATTCCGGGATTTCCGATTCTGGAATGTTAGAAGACGATTCTTTTGTGGGAAGGAATTGGAGTTGGAGACCATACTTCTTAGAACAATTTTATAAAAATGCAAAAGACTCTTCCGGCGGTTGGATCGCAAGTAACCCATACTATGATCTAGAAAGTAATCTGCTCTTAGTCACTTATTCAAAAAGTATGGAAGAAGGAAATGTTCTATTCGTAGATGTAAGAATGTGGGACTTTCCTTAA
- a CDS encoding fatty acid desaturase, with translation MIYSPEIKTLDPCDGKIVWAPTKSILFIICLTVFLIFGYSTYSPTNTFISFSLTAITLSFGHSVGLHRGILHDSFSSSIHLKRVLLYIAALTGLGGPLSLRYFHDLRDWAQRSKACHPYFCHYDNLFKDFIIQNNCTIKMKEQQTFLYSNDYGKDKFIQFLEKTWLIQQIPIIAILGFMGGLGAIVWGVCGRISICIIGNWLVSHYAHKSGELVRVVPNACTQGYNIPFISLLTMGESLHNNHHAFPESSKFSLQKGELDPGWWCIRFLSLFGWIKTANVAEVSRP, from the coding sequence ATGATATACTCTCCAGAAATTAAAACCTTAGACCCTTGCGATGGCAAAATTGTCTGGGCACCAACCAAATCCATTTTATTCATAATATGTTTAACCGTTTTTTTGATCTTCGGTTACTCCACCTACTCTCCCACTAATACTTTTATCTCCTTCTCTCTAACCGCGATCACACTTAGTTTTGGTCACTCGGTAGGATTACATCGGGGAATATTACACGATTCATTTTCTTCCTCTATACATTTAAAAAGGGTTTTACTTTATATAGCGGCTTTAACCGGGCTTGGTGGTCCTCTATCTCTCAGATATTTTCATGATCTAAGGGACTGGGCGCAAAGAAGTAAGGCATGCCACCCATACTTCTGCCATTACGATAATTTATTTAAAGATTTTATAATACAGAATAACTGCACTATAAAGATGAAAGAACAACAAACCTTTCTATATTCCAACGATTATGGAAAAGATAAGTTCATTCAATTTTTAGAGAAAACTTGGTTAATACAACAAATCCCGATCATCGCGATTTTAGGTTTTATGGGTGGATTAGGAGCGATTGTATGGGGAGTCTGCGGAAGAATTTCAATCTGTATTATAGGGAATTGGCTTGTAAGTCATTATGCTCATAAGAGCGGAGAGTTAGTTCGAGTCGTTCCGAATGCATGCACCCAAGGTTATAATATTCCTTTTATTTCACTTTTGACTATGGGAGAATCTCTTCATAATAATCATCATGCATTTCCGGAATCTAGTAAGTTCTCTTTACAAAAGGGAGAATTAGATCCGGGTTGGTGGTGCATCCGGTTTTTAAGTTTATTCGGTTGGATCAAAACAGCAAATGTAGCGGAAGTAAGCAGGCCTTAA
- a CDS encoding DUF1577 domain-containing protein has protein sequence MEKVQRKQRDKEFITDPGKKLHIIGKFLLKTDLLVRDTETHESVQLLSVNKDATKILVQGRMAEQFKLNAHIVLYKLLARYVELECEVLEEKPNNQYIMQVDHVSIASRERKFTRIKPPDGSVWITNLRTSRTTIDANLFNIPTSVKVNFADTERTLKPKFDIVKIDVFNSIGDKFDLVKKTGKILYIPNTQKPDSFKSSDPNGFIDYEHELGDEDDVRKKIIEYANQKIKSELIVPVIYINHDEQAIPIGYVHAQNKTREIDITEVMEIKTLTFDMVDRIRESNTILVKERFSVIDLSTGGLRVKINHPDLNSELPRRKGFTFDIFFKMQSPITAYGVVRSIARDTDGNLYVGLSLEGNSARPGEKKRFIDNVNRMLSDSGVKVG, from the coding sequence ATGGAAAAGGTTCAAAGGAAACAAAGAGACAAAGAGTTCATCACAGATCCTGGTAAAAAACTCCATATCATTGGAAAATTTCTACTTAAAACAGATCTACTCGTAAGGGATACGGAAACTCATGAATCCGTTCAACTCCTCTCCGTCAATAAGGACGCCACAAAAATTTTAGTACAAGGTCGAATGGCCGAACAATTTAAGCTGAATGCTCATATTGTTTTGTACAAATTGCTCGCGAGATACGTCGAACTAGAATGCGAGGTCCTGGAAGAAAAACCGAATAATCAATATATCATGCAGGTGGACCATGTTTCCATCGCAAGTAGAGAGAGAAAATTTACTAGGATCAAACCGCCGGATGGAAGCGTTTGGATCACTAATCTGCGTACTAGCAGGACCACAATTGATGCAAACTTATTCAATATCCCCACTTCCGTAAAAGTGAATTTTGCGGATACGGAAAGAACTCTTAAACCTAAATTCGATATAGTCAAAATAGACGTTTTCAATTCTATCGGAGATAAGTTCGACCTAGTTAAAAAGACGGGTAAAATATTATATATTCCGAATACTCAAAAACCGGACTCTTTTAAATCTTCGGATCCGAACGGATTTATCGATTACGAACATGAACTTGGCGACGAAGACGATGTTCGTAAAAAGATCATAGAATACGCCAACCAAAAGATCAAATCGGAATTAATCGTTCCAGTTATCTATATCAACCATGATGAGCAGGCAATTCCTATCGGATATGTGCATGCCCAAAATAAGACCAGAGAAATAGATATCACCGAAGTAATGGAAATTAAAACCCTTACCTTTGATATGGTGGACCGGATCAGGGAATCCAATACCATTCTGGTAAAGGAAAGATTTTCAGTTATAGATCTTTCTACCGGCGGTTTAAGAGTAAAGATCAATCATCCTGATCTAAATAGCGAGCTTCCTAGAAGAAAAGGATTCACATTCGATATATTTTTCAAAATGCAATCTCCGATCACTGCTTACGGCGTAGTACGTTCGATCGCAAGAGATACGGATGGAAATTTATATGTAGGACTTTCTTTAGAAGGAAACTCCGCAAGACCTGGGGAGAAAAAACGTTTTATAGACAATGTAAATCGTATGCTTTCTGACTCAGGTGTAAAAGTTGGCTAA